One region of Chlorogloeopsis sp. ULAP01 genomic DNA includes:
- a CDS encoding Fur family transcriptional regulator: MSSIGVTSRLTRYQESILEFLEKLETPISAQDLYVQLRSSHQRLGLATVYRALEVLKLRGLVQSRTSVNGESQYSLVQQHQHHVVCLQCGKSIPVEACPVCELETQLRQSLSFKIYYHTLEFFGLCAPCQLEVPQSLI, from the coding sequence ATGAGCAGTATTGGTGTAACATCTCGACTAACTCGCTATCAAGAAAGCATTTTGGAATTTCTAGAAAAACTAGAAACCCCAATTTCTGCTCAGGATTTGTACGTGCAACTGCGCTCATCGCATCAACGCTTGGGGTTGGCAACTGTTTATCGTGCGCTGGAAGTATTGAAGTTAAGGGGATTGGTACAAAGCCGCACCTCAGTTAATGGTGAGTCTCAGTATAGCTTGGTGCAGCAACATCAGCACCATGTTGTATGTCTGCAATGCGGTAAGTCAATCCCCGTAGAGGCTTGTCCTGTTTGCGAACTAGAAACTCAATTACGTCAGTCTCTGTCGTTTAAGATTTACTATCATACCTTGGAGTTTTTTGGTTTGTGTGCGCCTTGTCAGTTGGAAGTTCCTCAATCTTTAATATAA
- a CDS encoding FAD/NAD(P)-binding protein encodes MEDTQPPLPTKTDLAIIGAGPHALTLVTHLLQKRQTMRGKILVFDPSGKWISRWQHQFSALEIPHLRSPAVHHPDPNPFALRKFAESRSSELFPPYDLPGTQLFQDFCQDLICRFSLQQQVIPLAVTRIQPLPHPLRARLRLWLQDGQSIMARRVVMATGNGKLQIPDWVTQIEPGYSDDRMCHSNSVDLRKLRLTGERVLIVGGGLTSGHLAVGAISRGAKVHLMMRRQLQQKLFDAEPGWLGPKYLKGFFAEQDYEKRLAMILEARNGGSMTPAIAMQLRREVRNGNLRIDENCQVIQAEWMGENWRVKCSDGSQYEYSRIWLSTGTKFDVTSEALLQEVLEAYPIKIVKGLPVLDEYLRVPGCELFLMGGLAALQVGPTARNLSGARMASEKIVPAIVKSTIALSHPRSA; translated from the coding sequence ATGGAAGACACTCAACCACCCTTGCCTACTAAAACTGACTTAGCAATTATCGGTGCCGGGCCTCATGCTTTAACATTGGTAACCCACTTACTGCAAAAACGGCAAACTATGCGGGGTAAAATTTTGGTGTTTGACCCTAGTGGCAAGTGGATAAGTCGCTGGCAGCACCAATTTTCTGCTTTAGAAATCCCCCATTTACGTTCTCCCGCTGTACATCATCCCGATCCCAACCCATTTGCGTTGCGTAAATTTGCTGAATCTCGTTCTAGTGAGTTATTTCCTCCCTATGACTTGCCGGGAACTCAGTTATTTCAAGATTTTTGTCAGGATCTAATTTGCCGCTTTTCATTGCAACAGCAAGTGATTCCCCTGGCTGTGACACGTATTCAACCTTTACCTCATCCCTTGCGCGCCCGTCTGCGCTTGTGGTTGCAAGATGGACAGTCAATAATGGCGCGGCGGGTAGTAATGGCAACGGGTAACGGTAAATTGCAAATTCCCGACTGGGTAACCCAGATAGAGCCTGGATATTCAGACGATAGAATGTGTCACTCAAATTCAGTTGATTTACGTAAATTACGCCTAACAGGTGAAAGAGTATTAATTGTGGGTGGTGGTTTAACGAGCGGGCATTTAGCAGTGGGTGCTATTTCTCGTGGTGCAAAAGTCCACTTGATGATGCGGCGACAGTTACAACAAAAATTATTTGATGCCGAACCAGGTTGGTTAGGGCCAAAATATTTGAAAGGATTTTTTGCAGAACAAGATTACGAGAAGCGTTTGGCGATGATTTTAGAAGCTCGTAACGGCGGTTCTATGACACCAGCGATCGCTATGCAATTGCGACGAGAAGTACGTAACGGTAATCTTAGGATTGATGAAAACTGTCAAGTAATTCAGGCTGAGTGGATGGGTGAGAATTGGCGAGTCAAATGCAGTGATGGTAGTCAGTATGAGTATAGTAGAATTTGGCTTTCTACAGGCACTAAATTTGATGTTACATCTGAGGCATTATTACAAGAAGTTTTGGAAGCATATCCAATTAAGATAGTTAAAGGATTACCAGTTTTGGATGAATATTTGCGCGTTCCGGGTTGTGAATTATTCTTAATGGGTGGGTTGGCAGCTTTACAAGTCGGGCCAACTGCGCGAAATTTATCTGGTGCGAGAATGGCGAGTGAGAAGATTGTTCCAGCAATTGTGAAGTCAACAATCGCGCTTTCGCATCCTAGAAGTGCATAA
- a CDS encoding GTP-binding protein yields MSNPIITVVAGLAGCGKTTWIYQQLANKDEKFRFSDENIVYFSPGVGNVPIDKTRLATELPKVKVFSDGQEVEFFKQLAVANIVYIELGFYLELSAIAQILDNLTYQAVALVPPHLQDSEYHVWADEIVIGADAQTSFAQTKLWRASSTGQVIDEDSLHELWYEITHGAYGTVTRAKGIFNVPDGRSLYADFVAGVPSTDFLELDLPHHLDGIPQSFSGLEVLGNNLDEASLRQTLQDCCLSEAAILHYQQQVKETLLEETKA; encoded by the coding sequence ATGAGCAATCCAATTATTACTGTCGTTGCTGGTTTGGCTGGATGTGGTAAAACTACCTGGATTTACCAACAGCTAGCTAATAAAGACGAGAAATTTCGCTTTAGTGATGAAAATATAGTGTATTTCAGCCCTGGTGTGGGCAATGTTCCCATCGATAAAACGCGCCTAGCAACGGAATTACCCAAAGTTAAAGTTTTTAGCGATGGACAAGAAGTTGAGTTTTTTAAGCAGCTAGCAGTAGCAAATATTGTCTATATTGAACTTGGCTTTTATTTGGAATTGAGTGCGATCGCCCAAATATTAGACAACCTAACTTATCAGGCTGTTGCCCTTGTGCCGCCACACCTCCAAGATTCTGAGTATCATGTTTGGGCTGACGAGATAGTTATTGGTGCAGACGCCCAAACTAGTTTTGCCCAAACTAAATTATGGCGGGCATCAAGCACAGGTCAAGTTATAGACGAAGATAGTTTACACGAATTGTGGTACGAAATCACCCATGGAGCTTACGGAACAGTTACTCGTGCCAAGGGAATTTTTAACGTTCCTGACGGGCGATCGCTTTACGCTGATTTTGTGGCGGGTGTTCCTTCCACAGATTTTCTTGAATTAGATCTTCCTCATCATTTAGATGGTATACCTCAAAGTTTTAGTGGTTTAGAAGTGCTGGGAAATAACTTAGATGAAGCTTCCTTGCGCCAAACATTGCAAGATTGCTGTTTATCTGAAGCTGCAATTTTGCATTACCAACAACAGGTAAAAGAAACTCTATTAGAGGAGACAAAAGCGTGA